The following coding sequences lie in one Novipirellula aureliae genomic window:
- a CDS encoding alginate lyase family protein, with protein sequence MKSLLRPIAITPVLIVLILSQASFAQNAKVERAPMIHPGILMTGEQLDLMRDRINRGIEPQKSAFEVLKNDRRAVKNYTPNTEHFKWGSGERDAQACWIQALMWSVTQEEVYAENVLNIMDAYSTLEEVTGKTKDLRIGLMGTMFMRGAEIVKHTYPKWRPETEKKFMAMYDKAFMPTLLKRVEHENNWMSSITESLMATAIFKDDPELFDLAVYRLKIYLPTNVPLENGQPAELWRDIAHSEEGLGALIQTCEMAWNQGVDAYAWLDYRLAKGFEYLGEVVDTKDDRFEKNYPLDVGWEIVNNHYHYRMGMDMPWTQRLVQTVRPEGLFRHTSLGTLTKGEMDKDRPVAISHWRLPIAYIGAPYSHPLKRYGCTSPVEWVQDAGTTMPSGLKVSSSGQITGNVEAAPGVYKLVLKSSGSSCDPVSTTYYLPVKNLLPAAQVNVAEPGLWYEYRTPHFDTDPGLDSFESSASGTTPTFSFSVAKDEQYAIRFSGYLDVPADGNYSFQVGTENQSRLYIDDQLVVDHWMRDNRARIAWAQFDSELGLKAGKHKIVLTVNNGNYRKGMLYGEWPSMRNLFEVQWKIPGATSHDPIPKSALSNPGDSSALRPVQPVQ encoded by the coding sequence ATGAAATCTTTATTACGTCCAATCGCGATCACACCCGTCTTGATTGTACTCATTCTTTCTCAGGCAAGTTTTGCACAGAATGCTAAGGTTGAACGCGCTCCCATGATCCACCCAGGGATCTTAATGACTGGAGAACAATTGGATTTGATGCGGGACCGAATCAATAGAGGAATCGAACCTCAGAAGTCTGCTTTTGAGGTGCTCAAAAATGACCGCAGGGCTGTGAAAAATTACACGCCCAATACAGAACATTTTAAATGGGGTTCAGGCGAAAGAGATGCCCAGGCCTGCTGGATCCAAGCGTTGATGTGGTCTGTCACTCAAGAAGAAGTGTATGCTGAAAATGTTCTGAACATCATGGATGCCTACTCAACTTTAGAGGAAGTAACTGGGAAAACGAAAGACCTGAGGATCGGCTTGATGGGCACCATGTTTATGCGGGGTGCGGAAATTGTAAAGCACACCTATCCCAAGTGGAGGCCTGAAACCGAAAAGAAATTTATGGCCATGTACGACAAAGCGTTCATGCCAACGTTGCTTAAACGGGTGGAGCACGAAAACAATTGGATGTCGTCTATTACCGAATCCCTCATGGCCACTGCAATCTTCAAAGATGATCCAGAACTTTTTGATTTAGCCGTGTACCGTCTCAAGATTTACCTGCCGACGAATGTCCCCCTTGAAAATGGACAGCCAGCAGAATTATGGAGAGATATCGCTCACTCCGAGGAGGGACTCGGAGCGTTAATACAAACTTGCGAGATGGCGTGGAACCAGGGGGTTGATGCTTACGCATGGCTAGATTACCGCCTGGCTAAAGGCTTTGAGTATCTAGGAGAAGTGGTCGACACAAAAGATGATCGATTTGAAAAGAACTATCCCTTAGATGTGGGCTGGGAAATCGTAAACAACCATTACCACTACCGAATGGGAATGGATATGCCTTGGACGCAAAGACTAGTGCAAACGGTGCGGCCGGAGGGTCTATTTAGGCACACTTCTTTGGGGACTTTGACAAAAGGCGAAATGGATAAAGACAGGCCGGTCGCCATCTCCCACTGGCGTTTACCCATCGCGTACATCGGCGCACCTTATTCGCATCCATTGAAAAGATACGGCTGCACTTCACCGGTAGAGTGGGTTCAAGATGCTGGCACGACCATGCCCTCAGGCCTGAAGGTCAGTTCCAGCGGACAGATCACTGGCAATGTCGAAGCAGCCCCAGGGGTCTACAAGTTGGTTTTGAAAAGTTCCGGTAGCTCCTGCGATCCAGTTTCAACCACCTATTATCTGCCCGTTAAAAATCTGCTTCCTGCAGCACAAGTAAACGTTGCGGAGCCTGGCCTCTGGTATGAATACCGAACCCCTCATTTTGACACCGATCCTGGATTGGATTCCTTTGAGAGCAGTGCGTCAGGAACCACTCCAACTTTCAGTTTTTCCGTTGCCAAAGACGAGCAGTATGCCATCCGTTTTTCCGGTTATCTGGACGTTCCCGCTGACGGTAATTACAGCTTCCAGGTGGGCACGGAAAACCAGTCACGTCTCTACATTGATGATCAGCTTGTGGTGGATCATTGGATGCGTGACAATCGAGCCAGGATAGCCTGGGCTCAATTTGACTCTGAACTGGGGCTAAAAGCCGGTAAGCACAAGATCGTCCTCACCGTCAACAACGGCAACTACAGAAAGGGCATGCTCTACGGAGAATGGCCTTCGATGCGCAATCTATTCGAAGTCCAATGGAAGATCCCCGGTGCCACCAGCCATGACCCCATCCCCAAGTCCGCGTTGTCCAACCCGGGGGATTCTTCCGCATTACGTCCTGTGCAGCCGGTGCAGTAG